The Methylomonas montana genome has a window encoding:
- a CDS encoding FMN-binding protein, translated as MKLAFGDDASVEMQSLFPTPEEVAQIEQLAKVKLESNLFSFYVGKKQDTVIGYAAIESHTVRTKPETLLVVLTPEGKLRNVYTLAFHEPPEYQPPERWMALLANHSIEELSLSKDIQGVAGATLSTRAAINSARKVLAIYQVLIQNKSH; from the coding sequence ATGAAGCTTGCGTTCGGCGACGATGCTAGCGTGGAAATGCAATCGCTGTTCCCCACGCCGGAAGAAGTGGCGCAAATCGAACAATTGGCCAAGGTCAAGCTGGAATCCAATCTGTTCAGTTTTTATGTCGGCAAGAAGCAAGATACCGTGATTGGTTATGCCGCCATCGAATCTCACACCGTTAGAACCAAGCCGGAAACCCTGCTGGTGGTGCTAACGCCGGAAGGCAAATTGCGTAACGTCTATACGCTGGCGTTTCACGAGCCGCCGGAATATCAGCCGCCGGAGCGCTGGATGGCGTTGCTGGCCAATCATTCCATCGAAGAATTGAGTCTGAGCAAGGATATTCAAGGCGTGGCTGGCGCCACACTCAGTACCCGCGCCGCGATCAACAGTGCCCGTAAGGTATTGGCGATTTACCAAGTTCTTATCCAAAACAAGTCACACTGA
- a CDS encoding nucleoside triphosphate pyrophosphohydrolase family protein translates to MNKHLQLVRDFHRKFGIIQPDDGEIGHLSDMDIVMRQALLLDCGSETFKAIASGDLVKILAGLVDLSFNALAAIASRGDDVIAVSANWRQDGSVLSVMRVLSERINSCTSGETVHYSGLYAICAHLSQRFINADFDEAFQIVHQHLMSGRGDADHLDLSPALFE, encoded by the coding sequence ATGAATAAACATTTACAACTAGTCAGAGATTTTCATCGGAAATTCGGCATTATTCAGCCCGACGACGGTGAAATCGGGCATTTGTCGGATATGGATATTGTGATGCGCCAAGCCTTGCTGCTCGATTGCGGCAGCGAGACATTCAAAGCCATCGCTAGCGGCGATCTGGTCAAGATTTTGGCCGGCCTGGTGGACTTATCCTTTAATGCGCTGGCAGCAATTGCCAGTCGCGGCGACGACGTTATCGCGGTGTCCGCCAACTGGCGTCAGGATGGTTCGGTGTTATCAGTGATGCGGGTATTGTCGGAAAGAATCAATAGCTGTACCTCCGGCGAGACCGTGCACTATTCCGGCTTGTATGCAATTTGCGCGCATTTATCACAGCGCTTTATCAATGCCGATTTCGACGAAGCTTTCCAAATCGTCCATCAGCATTTGATGAGCGGTCGGGGCGACGCCGATCATCTGGATTTGAGTCCCGCGCTATTCGAATAA